From a region of the Gossypium raimondii isolate GPD5lz chromosome 10, ASM2569854v1, whole genome shotgun sequence genome:
- the LOC105776278 gene encoding small polypeptide DEVIL 19: protein MAEFHSVQCNCGVKASTKRKRNGFSTKCASLVKQQRARLYILRRCATMLLCWYIHGDD, encoded by the coding sequence ATGGCTGAGTTTCACTCCGTGCAATGCAACTGTGGAGTCAAGGCCTCTACAAAGAGAAAGCGAAATGGATTTTCCACCAAGTGTGCTTCATTGGTTAAGCAGCAACGTGCTCGACTCTACATCTTGCGCCGATGTGCCACTATGCTCCTTTGTTGGTACATACATGGCGACGATTAG
- the LOC105776276 gene encoding 4-coumarate:CoA ligase 1: MAPQAEVQQQEIIYRSKLPDIYIPKHLPLHSYCFQNLSNVASKPCLINGTTGKVYTYEEVELTARRVASGLNKLGIQQRQVIMLLLPNTPEFVLSFLGASFRGAIATAANPFFTPAEISKQAKASNARLIITLASYVDKVKEFAQDNDVKIVCIDSVPEGCLHFSELTQADENDLPEVDIVPDDVVALPYSSGTTGLPKGVMLTHKGLVTSVAQQVDGENPNLYFHSEDVILCTLPMFHIYALNSIMLCGIRVGAAILIMQKFDIGLLLELIQKYKVTIAPIVPPIVLAIAKSSETEKYDLSSVRMLKSGAAPLGQELEDAVKVKFPGAKFGQGYGMTEAGPVLAMCLGFAKEPFEMKSGACGTVVRNAEMKIVDPDTGLSLPRNQAGEICIRGDQIMKGYLNDPEATARTIDKDGWLHTGDIGYIDDDDELFIVDRLKELIKYKGFQVAPAELEAMLIAHPEIIDAAVVAMKDEAAGEVPVAFVVRSDKSQISEDEIKQYISKQVVFYKRISRVFFIEAIPKAPSGKILRKELRAKLATGNY; encoded by the exons ATGGCACCCCAAGCTGAAGTGCAACAACAAGAAATCATTTACCGATCAAAGCTTCCCGATATCTATATCCCTAAGCACCTTCCTTTACATTCATATTGTTTCCAGAATCTGTCCAACGTTGCCTCCAAGCCCTGTTTGATCAATGGAACCACGGGCAAAGTCTACACTTACGAAGAAGTTGAACTCACTGCTCGCCGAGTCGCTTCGGGGCTTAACAAGCTCGGCATCCAACAACGCCAAGTGATCATGCTTTTGTTACCCAACACTCCGGAGTTCGTCCTCTCTTTCCTTGGCGCTTCGTTCCGTGGCGCCATTGCGACGGCGGCTAATCCTTTCTTCACCCCGGCGGAGATATCGAAGCAGGCGAAAGCCTCGAACGCTAGGCTTATCATCACGCTAGCCAGCTACGTTGACAAAGTAAAGGAATTCGCACAAGACAACGATGTCAAGATCGTATGCATTGACTCAGTCCCGGAGGGCTGTTTACACTTCTCCGAGTTAACCCAAGCCGACGAGAACGATCTGCCTGAAGTCGATATCGTCCCCGACGACGTCGTAGCGCTTCCTTATTCGTCGGGAACCACGGGGCTCCCCAAAGGGGTGATGTTAACGCACAAAGGTTTGGTCACGAGCGTGGCGCAACAGGTTGACGGAGAAAACCCAAATTTGTATTTCCATAGCGAAGATGTGATCTTATGTACTTTGCCCATGTTCCATATTTATGCCCTGAACTCGATCATGCTCTGTGGGATACGTGTTGGGGCTGCGATTTTGATCATGCAGAAGTTCGACATCGGGCTACTGTTGGAGCTAATACAGAAATACAAAGTAACCATTGCTCCGATTGTGCCACCGATAGTTTTGGCCATCGCTAAGTCATCGGAAACTGAAAAATACGACTTGTCATCGGTGAGGATGCTGAAGTCCGGTGCCGCTCCGTTGGGTCAAGAGCTTGAGGATGCTGTAAAAGTCAAGTTTCCTGGTGCCAAATTTGGACAG gGTTATGGAATGACAGAAGCTGGACCAGTTCTAGCAATGTGTTTGGGATTTGCCAAGGAACCCTTTGAAATGAAATCCGGAGCTTGTGGGACTGTTGTAAGGAACGCGGAGATGAAAATCGTCGACCCCGACACCGGTTTGTCCTTGCCGCGGAACCAGGCCGGCGAGATTTGCATTCGAGGAGATCAGATCATGAAAG gATACCTTAATGACCCTGAGGCCACTGCTAGGACCATTGACAAAGATGGCTGGTTACATACCGGAGACATTGGTTACATTGACGACGACGATGAACTCTTCATCGTTGATCGACTGAAAGAATTGATCAAATACAAAGGGTTTCAAGTTGCCCCTGCCGAGCTCGAAGCAATGCTCATTGCTCACCCTGAAATCATCGATGCTGCTGTCGTCGC AATGAAGGATGAAGCAGCTGGGGAAGTACCTGTTGCATTTGTGGTGAGATCAGATAAATCTCAGATCAGTGAAGATGAAATCAAGCAATATATTTCGAAACAGGTGGTGTTCTATAAGAGAATAAGCCGTGTGTTCTTCATTGAAGCCATTCCAAAGGCACCATCAGGGAAGATCTTGAGAAAAGAATTGAGAGCTAAACTGGCTACTGGAAACTAttga